The proteins below are encoded in one region of Rhododendron vialii isolate Sample 1 chromosome 7a, ASM3025357v1:
- the LOC131334515 gene encoding uncharacterized protein LOC131334515 isoform X3, protein MANETEAAAAAAAQAINGQGEAYVISSAVDESELVSDAVRSLPPHAVKDLLSIGVCIRCIFRLFGASEIVHSCAMLLTSALSATVEKLMGLERQMEHKDHGSKENPCSQQSSEGSEVEPKLCKICLGILQFVYRDNREMLVKRACPYDFAVFITELVKQKRHQIDNFSLEVSIPSSVVENEQAVWLYMKRKYDSELWFQEKFRADRLSAKDFLKLSITNPLETLLDTKYNLTSPLRIRLTYTHSEVAIKVQKHVEKKEGNKRIKTGADDMDTRGGNEIAGREYSNFVTSEEYVSTSLCNVLDNNDSPDLSQFEVEKVSQPCSLTFLCYRTPVYIGGRYLKYSRNVSQTRWIIDDERMGEASVEVRMLGSGRPFLIEVQNARRVPSEMLIKEIERKINSMENNLVKVKNVKVVGSQGWSLMREGEAEKQKQYAALVWISRSLEDDDLKTVSSVMDMPILQRTPIRVLHRRSPLEREKIIHWMKVEKIAGSSQYFLLHLCTQAGTYVKEFVHGDLGRTHPSIGSILGCRAEILQLDVTDVKMDCF, encoded by the exons ATGGCGAACGAGACcgaagctgctgctgctgctgctgcgcAGGCTATCAACGGCCAAGGGGAGGCGTACGTTATCTCCTCCGCCGTTGACGAGTCGGAGCTCGTCAGCGACGCCGTCCGTTCATTGCCGCCGCACGCGGTGAAGGACTTGTTGTCCATCGGG GTATGCATCAGGTGCATCTTTCGACTTTTTGGTGCTTCTGAAATTGTTCATTCTTGCGCCATGCTTTTGACGTCGGCCTTGTCTGCCACTGTTGAAAAGCTAATGGGTTTAGAGAGACAGATGGAGCATAAGGATCACGGATCAAAGGAAAATCCATGTAGTCAACAGTCTTCTGAAGGATCAGAGGTGGAGCCAAAGCTCTGTAAAATTTGTTTGGGTATTTTGCAGTTTGTTTACCGGGACAACAGAGAGATGCTTGTGAAAAGGGCTTGTCCCTATGACTTTGCTGTATTTATCACCGAATTGGTAAAACAGAAGAGGCATCAGATTGATAACTTTTCTCTTGAGGTCTCGATTCCATCTAGTGTCGTGGAAAATGAACAAGCAGTCTG gCTATATATGAAAAGGAAGTACGATTCTGAACTTTGGTTTCAAGAAAAGTTTCGTGCTGACCGCCTCTCTGCAAAAGATTTCTTGAAATTGTCTATCACCAATCCTCTTGAAACATTGTTG GATACTAAATATAATTTAACCAGCCCTTTACGCATACGTTTGACATATACCCACTCTGAAGTGGCAATAAAAGTTCAAAAGCACGtggagaagaaagaaggcaACAAGAGAATTAAAACAG GTGCTGATGACATGGACACCAGGGGTGGTAATGAGATTGCTGGCAGGGAGTACTCTAATTTTGTGACCAGTGAAGAATATGTTAGTACAAGTTTATGTAATGTGTTGGACAACAATGACTCTCCTGATCTTTCTCAATTCGAGGTGGAAAAG GTCAGTCAACCTTGCTCCTTGACATTCCTATGCTATAGGACTCCTGTGTATATTGGTGGGAGATACCTGAAG TATTCACGAAATGTGAGCCAGACTAGATGGATTATTGATGATGAAAGGATGGGAGAAGCATCTGTTGAG GTCCGCATGTTGGGATCAGGTCGTCCTTTTTTGATCGAGGTACAAAATGCACGGCGTGTTCCGTCGGAAATGTTGATTAAAGaaattgaaaggaaaataaatagcATGGAAAATAATCTG GTGAAAGTTAAAAATGTCAAGGTGGTGGGTAGCCAGGGGTGGAGCCTAATGCGTGAAGGAGAAGCTGAGAAGCAG AAGCAGTATGCTGCCCTTGTTTGGATTTCACGCTCACTTGAGGATGATGACTTGAAGACTGTATCTTCAGTTATGGACATG CCGATTTTGCAGAGAACGCCGATTAGGGTACTTCATCGCCGAAGTCCTTTGGAGCGTGAAAAGATTATACATTG GATGAAAGTTGAGAAGATTGCTGGAAGTTCTCAATATTTTCTCCTACATTTATGCACCCAG GCTGGGACATACGTCAAGGAATTTGTTCACGGGGATCTTGGACGCACCCATCCCAG CATTGGTTCAATTCTTGGATGCAGAGCAGAGATACTGCAACTTGATGTCACTGATGTGAAAATGGATTGCTTCTAA
- the LOC131334515 gene encoding uncharacterized protein LOC131334515 isoform X1, giving the protein MANETEAAAAAAAQAINGQGEAYVISSAVDESELVSDAVRSLPPHAVKDLLSIGVCIRCIFRLFGASEIVHSCAMLLTSALSATVEKLMGLERQMEHKDHGSKENPCSQQSSEGSEVEPKLCKICLGILQFVYRDNREMLVKRACPYDFAVFITELVKQKRHQIDNFSLEVSIPSSVVENEQAVWLYMKRKYDSELWFQEKFRADRLSAKDFLKLSITNPLETLLDTKYNLTSPLRIRLTYTHSEVAIKVQKHVEKKEGNKRIKTGADDMDTRGGNEIAGREYSNFVTSEEYVSTSLCNVLDNNDSPDLSQFEVEKVSQPCSLTFLCYRTPVYIGGRYLKYSRNVSQTRWIIDDERMGEASVEEIIGSNILPICQGDNYKFHAAGREDIDVRMLGSGRPFLIEVQNARRVPSEMLIKEIERKINSMENNLVKVKNVKVVGSQGWSLMREGEAEKQKQYAALVWISRSLEDDDLKTVSSVMDMPILQRTPIRVLHRRSPLEREKIIHWMKVEKIAGSSQYFLLHLCTQAGTYVKEFVHGDLGRTHPSIGSILGCRAEILQLDVTDVKMDCF; this is encoded by the exons ATGGCGAACGAGACcgaagctgctgctgctgctgctgcgcAGGCTATCAACGGCCAAGGGGAGGCGTACGTTATCTCCTCCGCCGTTGACGAGTCGGAGCTCGTCAGCGACGCCGTCCGTTCATTGCCGCCGCACGCGGTGAAGGACTTGTTGTCCATCGGG GTATGCATCAGGTGCATCTTTCGACTTTTTGGTGCTTCTGAAATTGTTCATTCTTGCGCCATGCTTTTGACGTCGGCCTTGTCTGCCACTGTTGAAAAGCTAATGGGTTTAGAGAGACAGATGGAGCATAAGGATCACGGATCAAAGGAAAATCCATGTAGTCAACAGTCTTCTGAAGGATCAGAGGTGGAGCCAAAGCTCTGTAAAATTTGTTTGGGTATTTTGCAGTTTGTTTACCGGGACAACAGAGAGATGCTTGTGAAAAGGGCTTGTCCCTATGACTTTGCTGTATTTATCACCGAATTGGTAAAACAGAAGAGGCATCAGATTGATAACTTTTCTCTTGAGGTCTCGATTCCATCTAGTGTCGTGGAAAATGAACAAGCAGTCTG gCTATATATGAAAAGGAAGTACGATTCTGAACTTTGGTTTCAAGAAAAGTTTCGTGCTGACCGCCTCTCTGCAAAAGATTTCTTGAAATTGTCTATCACCAATCCTCTTGAAACATTGTTG GATACTAAATATAATTTAACCAGCCCTTTACGCATACGTTTGACATATACCCACTCTGAAGTGGCAATAAAAGTTCAAAAGCACGtggagaagaaagaaggcaACAAGAGAATTAAAACAG GTGCTGATGACATGGACACCAGGGGTGGTAATGAGATTGCTGGCAGGGAGTACTCTAATTTTGTGACCAGTGAAGAATATGTTAGTACAAGTTTATGTAATGTGTTGGACAACAATGACTCTCCTGATCTTTCTCAATTCGAGGTGGAAAAG GTCAGTCAACCTTGCTCCTTGACATTCCTATGCTATAGGACTCCTGTGTATATTGGTGGGAGATACCTGAAG TATTCACGAAATGTGAGCCAGACTAGATGGATTATTGATGATGAAAGGATGGGAGAAGCATCTGTTGAG GAGATAATCGGTAGCAACATCCTTCCTATATGTCAGGGTGACAATTACAAGTTTCATGCTGCTGGTAGAGAGGACATTGAT GTCCGCATGTTGGGATCAGGTCGTCCTTTTTTGATCGAGGTACAAAATGCACGGCGTGTTCCGTCGGAAATGTTGATTAAAGaaattgaaaggaaaataaatagcATGGAAAATAATCTG GTGAAAGTTAAAAATGTCAAGGTGGTGGGTAGCCAGGGGTGGAGCCTAATGCGTGAAGGAGAAGCTGAGAAGCAG AAGCAGTATGCTGCCCTTGTTTGGATTTCACGCTCACTTGAGGATGATGACTTGAAGACTGTATCTTCAGTTATGGACATG CCGATTTTGCAGAGAACGCCGATTAGGGTACTTCATCGCCGAAGTCCTTTGGAGCGTGAAAAGATTATACATTG GATGAAAGTTGAGAAGATTGCTGGAAGTTCTCAATATTTTCTCCTACATTTATGCACCCAG GCTGGGACATACGTCAAGGAATTTGTTCACGGGGATCTTGGACGCACCCATCCCAG CATTGGTTCAATTCTTGGATGCAGAGCAGAGATACTGCAACTTGATGTCACTGATGTGAAAATGGATTGCTTCTAA
- the LOC131334515 gene encoding uncharacterized protein LOC131334515 isoform X2, producing the protein MANETEAAAAAAAQAINGQGEAYVISSAVDESELVSDAVRSLPPHAVKDLLSIGVCIRCIFRLFGASEIVHSCAMLLTSALSATVEKLMGLERQMEHKDHGSKENPCSQQSSEGSEVEPKLCKICLGILQFVYRDNREMLVKRACPYDFAVFITELVKQKRHQIDNFSLEVSIPSSVVENEQAVWLYMKRKYDSELWFQEKFRADRLSAKDFLKLSITNPLETLLDTKYNLTSPLRIRLTYTHSEVAIKVQKHVEKKEGNKRIKTGADDMDTRGGNEIAGREYSNFVTSEEYVSTSLCNVLDNNDSPDLSQFEVEKYSRNVSQTRWIIDDERMGEASVEEIIGSNILPICQGDNYKFHAAGREDIDVRMLGSGRPFLIEVQNARRVPSEMLIKEIERKINSMENNLVKVKNVKVVGSQGWSLMREGEAEKQKQYAALVWISRSLEDDDLKTVSSVMDMPILQRTPIRVLHRRSPLEREKIIHWMKVEKIAGSSQYFLLHLCTQAGTYVKEFVHGDLGRTHPSIGSILGCRAEILQLDVTDVKMDCF; encoded by the exons ATGGCGAACGAGACcgaagctgctgctgctgctgctgcgcAGGCTATCAACGGCCAAGGGGAGGCGTACGTTATCTCCTCCGCCGTTGACGAGTCGGAGCTCGTCAGCGACGCCGTCCGTTCATTGCCGCCGCACGCGGTGAAGGACTTGTTGTCCATCGGG GTATGCATCAGGTGCATCTTTCGACTTTTTGGTGCTTCTGAAATTGTTCATTCTTGCGCCATGCTTTTGACGTCGGCCTTGTCTGCCACTGTTGAAAAGCTAATGGGTTTAGAGAGACAGATGGAGCATAAGGATCACGGATCAAAGGAAAATCCATGTAGTCAACAGTCTTCTGAAGGATCAGAGGTGGAGCCAAAGCTCTGTAAAATTTGTTTGGGTATTTTGCAGTTTGTTTACCGGGACAACAGAGAGATGCTTGTGAAAAGGGCTTGTCCCTATGACTTTGCTGTATTTATCACCGAATTGGTAAAACAGAAGAGGCATCAGATTGATAACTTTTCTCTTGAGGTCTCGATTCCATCTAGTGTCGTGGAAAATGAACAAGCAGTCTG gCTATATATGAAAAGGAAGTACGATTCTGAACTTTGGTTTCAAGAAAAGTTTCGTGCTGACCGCCTCTCTGCAAAAGATTTCTTGAAATTGTCTATCACCAATCCTCTTGAAACATTGTTG GATACTAAATATAATTTAACCAGCCCTTTACGCATACGTTTGACATATACCCACTCTGAAGTGGCAATAAAAGTTCAAAAGCACGtggagaagaaagaaggcaACAAGAGAATTAAAACAG GTGCTGATGACATGGACACCAGGGGTGGTAATGAGATTGCTGGCAGGGAGTACTCTAATTTTGTGACCAGTGAAGAATATGTTAGTACAAGTTTATGTAATGTGTTGGACAACAATGACTCTCCTGATCTTTCTCAATTCGAGGTGGAAAAG TATTCACGAAATGTGAGCCAGACTAGATGGATTATTGATGATGAAAGGATGGGAGAAGCATCTGTTGAG GAGATAATCGGTAGCAACATCCTTCCTATATGTCAGGGTGACAATTACAAGTTTCATGCTGCTGGTAGAGAGGACATTGAT GTCCGCATGTTGGGATCAGGTCGTCCTTTTTTGATCGAGGTACAAAATGCACGGCGTGTTCCGTCGGAAATGTTGATTAAAGaaattgaaaggaaaataaatagcATGGAAAATAATCTG GTGAAAGTTAAAAATGTCAAGGTGGTGGGTAGCCAGGGGTGGAGCCTAATGCGTGAAGGAGAAGCTGAGAAGCAG AAGCAGTATGCTGCCCTTGTTTGGATTTCACGCTCACTTGAGGATGATGACTTGAAGACTGTATCTTCAGTTATGGACATG CCGATTTTGCAGAGAACGCCGATTAGGGTACTTCATCGCCGAAGTCCTTTGGAGCGTGAAAAGATTATACATTG GATGAAAGTTGAGAAGATTGCTGGAAGTTCTCAATATTTTCTCCTACATTTATGCACCCAG GCTGGGACATACGTCAAGGAATTTGTTCACGGGGATCTTGGACGCACCCATCCCAG CATTGGTTCAATTCTTGGATGCAGAGCAGAGATACTGCAACTTGATGTCACTGATGTGAAAATGGATTGCTTCTAA
- the LOC131334513 gene encoding uncharacterized protein LOC131334513: MFTSSRHAYSIFLPRRPSNTLFVSSVPFFPPYKLGYIDQSPTKTRIPSSRFKHTNFSRSRFLSPHSLSSNKGMGSLSATDDVALKYPVVRRDDSVVDDYHGVSVSDPYRWLEDPEAEEVKDFVQKQVKLTESVLEKCETREKLCEKITKLFDHPRYNAPFRRGDKYFYFHNTGLQSQNILYVQDSLNGEPEVLLDPNGLSEDGTVSLNTFAVSEDAKYLAYGLSSSGSDWVTIKVTRVDNKSVEPDTLSWVKFSGVSWTHDGKGFFYSRYPAPKDGENVDAGTETNVNLNQEVYYHFLGTNQSEDILCWRDPDNPKYAHGASVTDDGKYLLLTIAESCEPVNKVYYCDMSALSNGLEGHRGRKDLLPFVKLIDNFDAEYDVIANDDTLFTFRTNKDAPKYKLVRVDLKEPSTWREILQEAEKDVLESAVAVNDNQVLVSYLSDVKYVLQLRDLKTGALIQNLPMDIGTVSEISARRKDSIAFIGFTSFLSPGIIYQCNLDTGVPDMKIFREIVVPGFDRTAFNVNQVFVPSKDGTQIPMFIVARKDILLDGSHPCLLYAYGGFNISITPSFSVSRIVLAKHLDTIFCIANIRGGGEYGEEWHKAGSLAKKQNCFDDFISAAEFLVSAGYTQSRKLCIEGGSNGGLLIGACINQRPDLFGCALAHVGVMDMLRFHKFTIGHAWTSDFGCSEKEEEFHWLIKYSPLHNVRRPWEQSPDQSSQYPSTMLLTADHDDRVVPLHSLKLLATMQYVLCTSLDKSPQTNPIIGRIECKAGHGAGRPTQKLIDEAADRYAFMAKMLGASWSD, from the exons ATGTTCACATCCTCTCGTCACGCCTACTCCATCTTCCTCCCGCGCCGTCCCTCTAATACCCTCTTCGTCTCTTCCGTTCCTTTCTTCCCTCCCTATAAATTAGGCTATATTGATCAATCACCCACCAAGACCAGAATACCATCATCTCGTTTCAAACACACGAACTTTTCTCGCTCACGCTTTCTCtctccccattctctctcctcaaacaAAGGAATGGGGTCGCTATCTGCAACAGACGACGTGGCATTGAAGTACCCGGTCGTGCGGAGGGACGACTCCGTCGTCGATGACTATCATGGCGTCTCCGTTTCCGATCCCTATCGATG GCTTGAGGATCCTGAGGCGGAGGAGGTTAAGGATTTCGTACAAaagcaggtgaaactgacaGAATCGGTGCTTGAGAAGTGTGAGACGAGGGAAAAGCTTTGCGAGAAGATTACTAAGCTCTTCGATCACCCCCGTTATAATGCACCGTTCAGACGAGGGGACAAGTACTTTTACTTCCATAATACTGGCCTGCAATCCCAAAATATCCTTTATGTGCAG GATAGTTTAAATGGGGAACCAGAGGTTTTACTTGATCCTAATGGACTTAGTGAGGATGGAACAGTTTCATTGAACACTTTTGCTGTTAGCGAAGATGCTAAGTACTTGGCATATGGGCTTAGTTCAAGTGGAAGTGACTGGGTCACTATTAAAGTCACGAGGGTTGATAATAAAAGTGTGGAGCCTGATACCCTGTCATGG GTTAAGTTTTCAGGTGTTAGCTGGACCCATGATGGCAAAGGGTTTTTTTATAGCCGCTACCCAGCTCCCAA GGATGGGGAAAATGTAGATGCTGGTACCGAGACCAATGTTAACTTAAATCAGGAGGTGTACTATCATTTCTTGGGTACCAATCAATCTGAAGATATTTTATGTTGGAGAGATCCTGATAATCCAAAGTACGCACATGGAGCTTCAGTTACAGATGATGGGAAG TATCTTCTTTTGACCATTGCGGAGAGTTGTGAACCAGTTAATAAAGTTTATTACTGTGACATGTCGGCACTTAGTAATGGGCTTGAaggtcacagggggagaaaggATCTGCTTCCCTTTGTTAAGCTTATTGACAATTTTGATGCAGAGTATGATGTTATAGCAAATGACGATACTCTCTTTACCTTTCGGACTAACAAGGATGCTCCCAAATATAAGTTGGTCCGGGTAGATCTCAAGGAACCAAGTACTTGGAGGGAGATCCTTCAAGAAGCCGAAAAGGATGTGCTTGAATCAGCTGTTGCCGTGAATGATAATCAAGTTCTAGTGAGTTACTTGAGCGATGTGAAGTATGTTCTGCAGTTGAGAGACTTGAAAACGGGCGCCCTTATACAGAATTTGCCTATGGACATTGGCACAGTTTCTGAGATTTCTGCTAGGCGCAAAGATAGTATAGCTTTTATTGGGTTTACTAGCTTCCTTTCCCCTGGTATTATATATCAGTGCAACTTGGACACCGGTGTTCCGGATATGAAGATTTTCAGAGAAATTGTTGTTCCTGGATTTGATCGTACAGCTTTCAATGTGAATCAG GTTTTCGTACCTAGTAAGGATGGAACCCAGATACCCATGTTCATAGTGGCCAGAAAGGATATTCTTCTGGATGGATCACATCCTTGTTTGTTATATGCATATGGTGGATTTAACATTAGTATTACACCCTCTTTCAGTGTCAGCCGTATTGTGCTTGCAAAACATTTAGATACTATATTCTGCATAGCAAACATTCGTGGTGGTGGAGAGTATGGAGAAGAATGGCATAAAGCTGGTTCCCTAGCGAAAAAGCAGAATTGTTTTGATGACTTCATTTCTGCTGCTGAATTCCTTGTATCAGCTGGTTATACTCAATCCAGAAAATTGTGTATTGAAGGTGGAAGCAACGGTGGCCTTCTTATTGGGGCTTGTATTAATCAG AGACCTGATCTGTTTGGCTGTGCTCTTGCTCATGTTGGTGTCATGGACATGCTTAGGTTTCACAAGTTTACCATAG GTCATGCATGGACTTCTGACTTTGGATGCTCAGAGAAGGAGGAAGAGTTCCACTGGTTGATCAA GTACTCGCCACTACACAATGTTAGGAGACCATGGGAACAATCTCCTGATCAGTCTTCTCAGTACCCATCTACCATGCTACTTACAGCTGATCATGACGATCGGGTTGTACCATTACACTCATTAAAGCTATTAGCG ACTATGCAATATGTCTTGTGCACAAGCTTGGATAAAAGCCCTCAAACAAACCCAATTATTGGCCGCATTGAATGTAAGGCTGGGCATGGAGCTGGACGCCCCACTCAAAAACTG ATTGATGAAGCTGCAGACCGCTATGCCTTCATGGCTAAGATGTTGGGTGCATCTTGGAGTGATTAG
- the LOC131334516 gene encoding L-ascorbate oxidase homolog, whose amino-acid sequence MPLNLAAVVCLAVSFLSIVGADDPYRFFNWNVTYGDIYPLGVRQRGILINGQFPGPDIYSVTNDNIIINVFNSLDEPFLLSWNGIQQRRNSYEDGVYGTTCPIPPGQNFTYILQMKDQIGSYYYFPSLAFHKAAGGFGGIRILSRPLIPVPFDNPAGDFTVLIGDWYKSNHTDLKAILDGGNKLPFPDGVLINGRGPNGVSFTVEQGKTYRLRISNVGLQNSLNFRIQGHTMTLVEVEGTHTVQTIYSSLDVHPGQSYSVLVKADQPAQDYYIVASTRFTTQVLTTTAVLHYSNSAGSVSGPPPGGPTTQIDWSLNQARSIRTNLTASGPRPNPQGSYHYGLINTTRTIRLANSAGQVNGKQRYAVNSVSFVPADTPLKLADYFKIDGVYRIGSISDNPTGGGIYLDTAVMNTDYRAFIEIVFENNEDIVQSWHIDGYSFFVVGMDGGSWSPASRNEYNLRDAIARCTVQVYPQSWTAIYIPLDNVGMWNVRSEFWARQYLGQQFYLRVYTTSTSLRDEYPIPKNALLCGRASGRSKRPL is encoded by the exons atgcCGCTGAATTTGGCGGCAGTTGTATGTCTAGCTGTTTCGTTTCTCTCCATCGTCGGAGCCGACGACCCGTACAGGTTCTTCAACTGGAACGTCACTTACGGCGACATCTATCCCTTAGGCGTCCGCCAACGG GGTATCCTGATCAATGGGCAATTCCCTGGGCCTGATATATACTCGGTTACCAACGACAACATCATCATCAACGTCTTCAACAGCTTGGATGAGCCTTTCCTCCTCTCCTG GAATGGGATTCAGCAAAGGAGAAACTCTTACGAGGATGGAGTTTATGGAACGACATGTCCCATACCTCCAGGGCAGAACTTCACATACATACTCCAAATGAAGGATCAAATCGGAAGCTATTACTACTTTCCTTCTCTTGCATTTCACAAGGCTGCTGGAGGTTTTGGTGGTATCAGGATCCTAAGTAGGCCTTTAATCCCTGTCCCCTTCGATAACCCTGCTGGTGATTTTACTGTCCTAATTGGCGATTGGTACAAATCTAATCACACG GATTTGAAGGCAATTTTAGATGGAGGCAACAAGCTACCTTTTCCTGATGGAGTCCTTATTAATGGTCGGGGGCCTAATGGCGTTTCTTTCACTGTGGAACAAG GAAAAACCTACAGGCTAAGAATATCAAATGTCGGGTTGCAAAATTCGCTCAACTTCCGTATTCAGGGCCACACTATGAcattggtggaggtggagggaACACACACGGTTCAAACTATCTACTCTTCATTAGATGTTCATCCCGGTCAGTCCTACTCAGTCTTGGTCAAGGCCGATCAGCCCGCTCAAGACTACTACATTGTTGCTTCTACACGTTTTACAACTCAAGTCCTCACCACAACTGCCGTTCTTCACTATAGCAACTCTGCTGGCTCAGTCTCTGGCCCACCCCCAGGTGGACCTACCACCCAAATCGACTGGTCCCTAAACCAGGCTCGTTCTATCAG GACTAATCTTACAGCAAGTGGACCAAGGCCCAACCCTCAAGGCTCATACCACTATGGTCTCATAAACACCACAAGGACAATAAGGTTAGCCAATTCTGCTGGCCAGGTCAATGGCAAGCAAAGATATGCCGTGAATAGTGTATCCTTTGTGCCCGCCGACACACCCCTAAAGCTAGCTGACTACTTCAAGATCGATGGAGTTTATCGCATTGGAAGCATATCGGATAACCCTACTGGTGGAGGGATTTACCTTGACACAGCAGTTATGAACACCGACTACAGGGCCTTCATTGAAATAGTATTTGAAAACAATGAGGACATTGTGCAGAGCTGGCACATTGATGGTTACTCTTTCTTTGTAGTAGG GATGGATGGAGGGTCATGGTCACCGGCTAGTAGGAATGAGTACAATCTCCGAGACGCAATTGCACGATGCACTGTTCAG GTATACCCACAATCATGGACTGCCATTTACATACCGCTAGATAATGTTGGAATGTGGAATGTAAGATCAGAGTTCTGGGCGCGACAGTACCTAGGGCAGCAGTTCTACCTTCGTGTTTATACGACATCAACTTCACTTAGGGACGAATACCCTATTCCGAAGAATGCATTGCTCTGTGGCAGGGCCAGTGGGAGGAGCAAACGGCCTCTATGA
- the LOC131334051 gene encoding uncharacterized protein LOC131334051, with protein MASPAPPSSAAGAQNPSNKSLNFLANAMKRKDSFIQFFAMTGILLLSVRSLGQKYRLNDLQEDTSALREEQKGLENRMKHIKSSLLAEAAADPTGSFASRLRLLFADSD; from the coding sequence ATGGCTTCTCCCGCGCCACCAAGCTCCGCCGCCGGCGCCCAAAACCCTAGTAACAAATCCCTGAACTTCCTCGCCAATGCAATGAAGAGGAAGGACAGCTTCATACAGTTCTTCGCCATGACAGGAATACTCCTCCTGAGCGTCAGATCGCTGGGTCAGAAGTACCGCCTCAACGACCTCCAAGAAGACACCTCTGCCCTCAGAGAAGAGCAAAAAGGCCTTGAGAATCGAATGAAGCACATCAAGAGCAGCCTACTAGCCGAAGCCGCCGCGGATCCCACCGGTTCCTTTGCTTCCAGGCTGAGACTTCTCTTCGCCGACAGCGATTGA